The following nucleotide sequence is from Zingiber officinale cultivar Zhangliang chromosome 10A, Zo_v1.1, whole genome shotgun sequence.
catcttTGAGCTGCTTTTATCTTCTCCTTGATAGTCGGCTAGTAGGGCTAGTCTGGCGTAGGCCTCGATCTCATATTTAgaggatgaagattcatcccatgttgcatTTAAATTCTTGAGTTTCGCTCTTGTTGGTCTTCTGCCCTTGTCTTTCTTCAATGCagtcgtccttgatgtgcccttcttcttggcaattgtagcatcgaatcttccttttgcttcttaagTCCTTTTTCGTCTGTGATttgaatttgttagatctaataaatctattaaattttcttaccaataatgcTGCTTCATCTGGGTCGATGGATGCTTCAGAGTCTGAGTCTGGTCCACTTTTCTGGGCTTGTAGTGCTAGGTTCTGACTTGGTCTCTTTCTTTGTCCTACACATCGAGACTCGTGTAATTTGAAAGTGGAAAATAGGCTTTCTAATGTACCTACCTCGATGtctttagagatatagtaggagtctactatagatgtctaATTCGGTGTTTTCAGGAATGCATTTAAAACATACTTTGCGCGTCCCGATTAgttaccatttctccgaggttTGTTAACCCGGTGACTAGCTCTTTGATTGCTCCATGTAGATGAGCAACCGATTCACCTTCTTCCATCCAAAGGTTGCTGATTTGGTTCCGGAGCATATCTCATCTCGTGAGTTTAGTTTCGAGCGTACCTTCACatagttccaagaacttctcccaaagttcctttgctaatTCGTAGGCGCCAATTCTGTTAACTTCTTGCAGAGATAAAAcgctcagtagatggaattcgACTTGTCCATTTATCacaaaatctgcttgctccttttttatCCATTGATACTCGTCTTTATCTTTCGGTGCTACAAatccatattttaatattaacaataaatcaaaatcagttttaaaaaatacctctatttttcTTTTCCATATCGCAAACTCCCCCACAAACTTAGGCGGGAAGATGTTGGGTCCAGCCATCGTCTCGATGCTTCAGTCGATGGTTTGTCCTTCTGAGGCATTTTGACTCTGACACCACTTGTTAAGACCCGTgcagccgacaagaggggagaggtgaattacttgtaaattaaaaataaaaaaaaccctTCTTGTTCTTTCAATGTAGATTAGTAGAACGATAACACaattataataacaataaatgaacaactaatacaatAAAGAATCGGTAAAAGGCAATaggtttacttagttacaacctaagtgattgttaatccaaagcaTTGAAAAGCACTAGcagatctccttcgttgaaggtggagaagccttttatacactttgaatgctcagaaagttgATAGGAAATAAATACAAAGGTTGttaaatatttcctagctccaaggacctttttatagctcatggaaaatcctatccgtagtttgaaggcgcctccaaagaggTCCAAAGCGCCTTCCATCGGATAAGTTTTATCCGCTAAGGATAAATCTTATCCGCGGCTAACGACTATCAAAAGGAACCTTCAAaggctggaagacgccttcatactgttcatcaAAGGCATCTTCCAGCCATGGAAAGTGCCTTCCATGGAGAAGAGTGGGGGCACCTTCAATAGGGCACCTCTAGTAGCTCTTACAACACTTCCTTTGCTCTTCCGCTGCTCCAATCATCTGGGTAATTTTGTCTatccggaattgggctcaccAGGACTcatcttccgaccttctcctcgagtaggattcctccctagcttctcgtccctcaaacgtcacgcacgcccttctcatccaccagtgtactcttcctcatcacctcgtcccttggatctACCAAGCTAATCGATTCTCCCCCGTGCCgttcttctcactagctgcgtcttccgctcgacttcttgtgttcctaagctcctgcacacttagacacaaggatcaaatacaactagggatgacaatgggtcgggttcgggtcggattctatatcctccgtccccatacccatcgggtataggatctccgatgggtatacccatacccattaaatgatcggatatcttctatagttataatttttcttctttctttccaaTTGTTatcattcaataaaaatatattaaaattaacaacctattaaaatatatatatatttaaaaaaatagattaaacatctatataatcTCCtcttaatatcaacaaaaatagtaaattgattttgggaaaagaaaatttcctttaatatatgtatatatattatttaatcgggtattcgggtcgggtatcgggtattgatagtccctccataccctcctccattcgggtcggatgtcggatcctccatcgagtttgggtgaaattgtcatccctaaatacaacaggacctaactgaacttggttgaccacatcaaaattacccCGGGGTTCTAACAGTTTCCAATCAAATCAGGGATCGAGACACTAATAAGCGGTGAAgaagatattcagatatctcatggaacaacaagaagcaggcttgtatagccttgtcgacaatagaagctgagtatgtggcttgtgcagcggctgtgcaagaggctgtctggctaagaaggttcctgaaacttctgaagattgctgaggatagtaaGAGACCTATTACAGTGTACTGTGCCAATCAAGCTgctatagctttttccaaggatccgaAATATCACAGAAAAggcaaacatatagaaattaagtataattttataaggaacattgttgataagaaaaagagagttcttgagtatatccctacacgtTATATACttgtagatccttttactaagtcgttgactaaaaaatcatttcaaggacatgtgaagtctctgagacttcgaagaatgtaacttattgtaaagatatttttgataaatgaaaaatgtcatgatctattcggTGTATATGTTTTTATTACATtagaataaaagtctcgataagcatgttggcagattgagattgatcctctcacatggacaatcatctctatttgttaagtataaatagaggtaagattaTTGCTTATGGGATAACTTATGtagttgtgaatagagacatacccataagttaaggtcgttttgataattgtatcaagatgagatcatttatgtaatgattggagtaaatgtacccactatttactgaatctgcttaaaagCATATTGGAATTCATattttgaattcaggattagacattaggcaTGTTTAAATCGAAATctatacgatgttaaattttggaaaaaatatgttctctttttagtaaagaggataacatcgtagcatgtgattcataccacatgtgataTGGTGACAAGAAGAGTAGTAGGAGAgtagatccctgcttctctactatgtgagacccttgagattataagttaatcttaattttaccctaagtgactatttagctatctacttgaagttttgatcagtGTCTGTTACTTTAGGATGTTTCCTATTAGCTATAGATGATTTGGTCTatagagcataactaggaaagtgactgattagCATGAATAGATTCTatctaaaaaggaagattaagattgatttacatctgtgataTTTATTTACTGGTACCAGttatatttttagttcagtacataaactgtaattgtgaataattatattgattggagatgttgaacatgctcttaacataatagtcattatgagcaattagagatgttcatattgatgtaaataatttaatctggagtAAAGGCAAACTTTGATATCTCTGATTCATTCTATAGAGTAACTATGTAAGGTGTAATAATCTTCTTAGCAATGAATACTCAGTGTGCttgttgtcgcacgaaccattttccctaatgtatggaataaatactcttatttggtctttgtgactaattaattaaTGCTCTAGTCTTTGTGACCTGATcatcataaagtctatgtgacttattctGGTTTTGTGACATGATCATCTCGTAGTCTATATGACTTACATGGTCTTTGTGACCATATAACTTTTATGGATTGACTTAGATGAGTGAGAGATGTTGGACGTTGAGACGAAGAGGCGCCACTTCCCCTTCATCTCCCTCATTACTGCAAAtgtcaaggagacgaaggggcgtccctttcccttcgtcttcctcaatcATCTTATATAAGTGCATCCAAGCCATGAAGATTTTGAGAGAGAAACAGAAGGAAAGGGGAAAGGGACTGGAGGTGATCTCAGATAGAGGAGAACATCCTGTGgttgggatttggttcgtgaaaaATCTGAGGAGGTTCCAAacggtgatcttctcggcgacagcgGCAGCATCTTCGCCGGCTTCTTCTTCGATTTCTTCTCAAGAGATTATTGTAAGTGTTTAcaattttatttttgtgtttcaTGCATATTAGAGGCAACAATGTCATCAAAATGGTCACTTTGACTAAGAGGTTATAAATAACATCCTAAAGCTAATTGTGAAGTAACACGCTCTATATTCATTTCTAAATTTAGTTTTAGCTGTCTGTATGATCAACTActgtaaaaggctactccgcctcTAACCCTAGTCGAAGAAGGAGATTAATAGTAATTCcaattgtcttggattaacaaccacccaagTGTAACCAAGTACAAACTCGAGTTTCATTATCTCTTCAcatgttatttttatttaattaattagtatGCCTTTGCTAGCAAGTTAGCAAGAGAAAGACTTTAACTTTTAATTgcaggctattcactcccctctagccgGTCCATGATCCAACAGGTTCAGTGGTGTGCCTACTCCACAAACGACCAAGAACTCTTTATTAGAATTAGGTTTAGAGTTACAATGATCTTATATATACCACTCAACTCATATATGGTATTTCAGATAAAACACCAAGTAATCCTAAAATTCCGCTCAATTCAGCGCCTCCAGCACAGGGCACGATCTGGCCTTGCCCCATGTACGCTCATGCCTACGCCTCTAGCATGTGGCACAACCAAGTCATGCCCTTGGGCATGCCCGTGTCTGGGCGTGCCAACTTTCCCAGAATATAGCACGACCATGCCGTGCCCCTGGGCATGCTCGTGCTATAGGTGTGCTCGTTCCCTCATATATGGGCATGGTCAGGTTGTGCCCACAATGGCTAACACGGCTAGGTCATGTCCATGGCCATAGCTATGGACACGGTTGGGTCGTGCCTCCTAGCACGACCATGCCCGTGTCGGCCAAATATGAGTAATCTTCAACATTATCATTTAACGCTacaattttaatgtttatttttGAGTTTGTATATTTTGTCAAGGGATGCCTTCATATTCGTGCTATAAAATATTGTGTAACAGGAAATTTCCATTGATGAAATTTCTTTAGTGGTTGGAGCAAGTGATAACGAAATCATTGATACAGAAGAAACAGTTGCTTCAACTGTAATGCTGTCGCTACTTTCGTACAGAGATGCTTTGGCTAATAGATACATCGAGGATTGCTGAAATTGAAGCCATTCTTGTTTCAATTGAAGATGAGAAGAACTCTCTTTAAGCTAAAATTGTTTCTCTATCTCAAGTGATATCAACAGAAAGGGACTGCGTTCTTAAGATCAGTGCTGATATTGACAATTTTAGAAAAAAGACAGACAGACAGAGACTTTCTTTGATGACAAATGTGCACGGTGAAGTTATAGAGAGCTTATCGCCTGTTTTAGACAACTTCGAAAGAGCTTGCTTGTGTATCAGCAGTGGATTCCTACATGACTTACATCAGATTAAGAAAGAGGAAATAAGatattttatcttgattaatcaTTAATTTATTATGATCTAGATTTCGAAACCCACCTAGAATTTAAAAGTTCTTGTTTCTTTAGTCCATATGAAACTATCTTCTGGGTATATGTTGTTCTTGAGTGGGTATAtgtttttctttgctttcggGTTTGTGATTCCAATTGAAGCTTCACGAGGTGATATGAGAGAGGAATCATCTGCATTTGAGAAAGGCATCATAATTCAAGAATTCCGTAAAGGTTTGAGACTTGGAGAAAGATTGTTGGGCCCATCCATGGCGAAGGTTTCTGCAGGCAcatgaagatgatgaagcaagCTGAAAATGCCTCCTCCGTGTGTTAGTTATTATTCTAAAATCtaatagtcgtccgtgatttaacTCCTTCGTGTTGGTCCTGGGACagattgacgggggcgctgggacgagcgtattcatcttttgtcatCTTGAAAGAGTAAATTCTGTTTCACTTTTTTCTACATTGAAAATTTTGAAGTGGGCATATTGCTAATTACAAATGAAATAAGGGAGAGAATAATATAATCAATTTTTTTGGTCACAAAGTGAAACACTCACATGCACCAAATTCATTACAACATTCATTAATGTTGTAAGTTTTTAGTCTGGATTTGCTTCTAGCAAACTAATAGTGTAAAATCCATCATAATTGCCTTCAAGTCAATACGATCGACCTTATTGATTGAGATATTTTATGCTTCCTAATGGAAACACATTTTGTTCTTAATAAGTTAAATAATGAGCATGAATTGAACATGAAAAGCAAAATACACCACTTAATGGAATACTTAAACGATCTGATCGGATGATGAAGATAAAGTGTCATTTGAATAGGGAAAGTAATTAAGAATGAAAAGATAATGCATTTGAGATAATGCACAAagtattaattattatttatcaaCAACATATTCATCCATCGTGGCATTAATTGGAACTTGGAACTTTGGATTCTCTGAACATCGAatgagaaatatttttaaatttcgaTTTAGTgcgttatttttaaaattaaaaaaaatagagaataacaTATTGTTCagaaatgaaataaaataaaatagttattctttataaaattaaataaatatttttatattttactttAGCCTCCAATTTAAAAATACTGATCTACTCAATGTCCACTAACGAGCTGATAAATCCCACCATTATtacattttgatttgtgtggttgTAGAACAAGTAAACTAATTAAAATGATAAACTCCAGTacgatttaatttaattaatcatcaAGGAATAAGTGTTTATTAGTTAATGAGAAAACAAATGCTCCTTGTTAACGTCCTTCTTCAGGTCAAAAGCAAAAGGTAAAGCTGATTGAATAAAGGGAAAGTGAAAtgaataagaaagtttttatttttgttgtttagagaatttatttttaaaacaaaagaaaattaagcATTAAATTTCCAGTTCCAAGCATGATTTCGACGTCGTCTTCGATCTCCTTAAGCCACTGTATTCTGTGTCCAAATCTACCAGATCGCTAACTTTTGTTGCAGCTGTTTGCTATCAAGGAGCGTAACCTCCGTCCTTGCCCCCGTCGGGGTCGGCGCTGCCGACATTGGACGACTGAACTGTCAGCACCGACATGCTCGGCGACGGAGGCGCATCGCCGGCTGCCGAATGGCGGAGGTTGAGACCGGGTGGAAGTTGAGGACGACAGGTAGCGGAGGAGATTGCGGAGGCGAGGGAGATGGGCATTAGGCAGAGGCCCTTCCCCTGCAGGTACTGCATCGCCGAGCCCATGTCTTCCTCCAGCAACTTCGCCACCTGATGCTCCGCCGCCGTCAGGCTCTCGTTATTACTTCCCGGCGTCCCTGCTCCTCCTGATCTTCCGACTCCGCCGCTCTGATGCCAACATGCGCGTAGAAGAGTCATTTCGATGAAAAACTACCTCAAAACGAGCCGAGTTGAGAAAGATAAATACCTCCGAAGACCTGTCGGCGACGAGCGGGGCGACGGCCGCTGCTCCGCCCAGCCTGCTCATGCTCAAGACCTGAACGCTAAATTGAATTACTTCCATTATCGCATAGAGAAGAGCATATCAATTAGACAATGGAGAGATGAAGGGAAGCGTTGCCTTGACTTGAAGCTGCAGAAATTTAACGTAGTCGATGATCTCGTCCAGCATCGATGCCTTATCCGTCTGCAGTTCATCGACGAATCAAACAAAAAGAGATACAAATTATTAATGCAGATTCCAGTGTGGCGAGGAGAACCTTGTTTCCGTTGGGCACCAATTCTTGCAGAGCTTTCATACGCTCTGCGATTCTCTCTCTCCGAAGCTGTCGTCGAAGAACAAaaagaggcaaaaaaaaaaaaaaatgtccccAAGTTCGGGGCAGAGCAAAAGCCGAAGAACATAGAAGATAATTAACATGGAAAAAAGGAGCGAAAGTAGAAATCTGATTGAAAAATTATACAGACAGGTGGCTTACTCTTTCGGCGATGCTGTGAGGATCCGTCGCCTGCCCTCTTCTGGCCCTCACCCTCGGCTTTGGTGGTGCAGTACCTCCTCCGGCGGCCCCCGAAGCAGGAGCCTGCCCCGTAGGAGTAGCAGCCCCGTAGTTCTGAAACAGTTCGAAAGAAATACCAGCTAATAAACATCCGAACGCTACTCTTGGATTGAAAGAGGGGAGCAAAATTGATGGTCATGCAAACCTGGGGATGTTGGAGAACCTGCTGATGGAGAGGCGCTGGCGCCGCCCGCGGAAGCGATTCGGTACTGAATCCATCGTTGTACAACGCCTCGGCCTCCTTCCACGCGATTAAAAAATCGAAAAAAATTAGCCCAAAGGTAAAGGTTTCATTAGGGTAAAAAGAGATCATTTTTACAAGATGGAGGCCGTACGATGGGATTGGGCGATTCGAACGGCGGATCGACGTCTCCTCGGGATCTGTCCCCGAAGACACCAGAAGTCGAAACCCCAGAGCTGCCGTTTCCGAGGGAGAGCGGTAGCCGGAGGAAGCCCCCAGGCTCGCCCCCGGAGGCTGCTTCCGGCGGATGCAACAGCATCTGCTCCCCGATCTGGAGTAGCATCGACGAGTCCGCCGGCGAGGCGCCGGGGTGGTGCATCCGGAGCCGCGAGGCGAGGAGAGACGACCCATCATACGGCGCCGCGTAGTTCAATCCCTCGCCGTCTGGCGACTCCTCCAGAGACTTCGGCCCCAAAATCGACCTGTTCCCCAACCCCAGCGGCCAGGCAGTCGGAGCGAAGCCCGACATCATCTGCTCGAAGAAATCATCATGTCCGGCGCCGCCGCTGCCGTTCGGGAGCTCCAGCTGGAGCGCGGGGTGCGACGACGCCATCCCTTCCATCTCCTCGCTGCTAGGCTGCATCGCCACCGCCGCCAGATCGCTCTTCTCGGTGGGAAGgaagaaagtggtcggccatgatcCTCATTTATAATAATTTCGAGTCCAAACATGAACATTTTCTCTATCAATCTTAAATTACTATTAAAATTATATCTCCATTTATAAAAtccatgaaatttaaaataatcctCTTGTCGGGTAGTCTAATGACTAGCATGAGTCTTACCaatatagaatttaaattttaacatAAGTTAAATGTCTCCTTAACACGTCAATCATTATTACAAAGGCTACATCAATGATTTATCTCTTCCATCCGA
It contains:
- the LOC122027666 gene encoding bHLH transcription factor RHL1-like isoform X2 yields the protein MQPSSEEMEGMASSHPALQLELPNGSGGAGHDDFFEQMMSGFAPTAWPLGLGNRSILGPKSLEESPDGEGLNYAAPYDGSSLLASRLRMHHPGASPADSSMLLQIGEQMLLHPPEAASGGEPGGFLRLPLSLGNGSSGVSTSGVFGDRSRGDVDPPFESPNPIAEALYNDGFSTESLPRAAPAPLHQQVLQHPQNYGAATPTGQAPASGAAGGGTAPPKPRVRARRGQATDPHSIAERLRRERIAERMKALQELVPNGNKTDKASMLDEIIDYVKFLQLQVKVLSMSRLGGAAAVAPLVADRSSESGGVGRSGGAGTPGSNNESLTAAEHQVAKLLEEDMGSAMQYLQGKGLCLMPISLASAISSATCRPQLPPGLNLRHSAAGDAPPSPSMSVLTVQSSNVGSADPDGGKDGGYAP
- the LOC122027666 gene encoding bHLH transcription factor RHL1-like isoform X1, with amino-acid sequence MQPSSEEMEGMASSHPALQLELPNGSGGAGHDDFFEQMMSGFAPTAWPLGLGNRSILGPKSLEESPDGEGLNYAAPYDGSSLLASRLRMHHPGASPADSSMLLQIGEQMLLHPPEAASGGEPGGFLRLPLSLGNGSSGVSTSGVFGDRSRGDVDPPFESPNPIEAEALYNDGFSTESLPRAAPAPLHQQVLQHPQNYGAATPTGQAPASGAAGGGTAPPKPRVRARRGQATDPHSIAERLRRERIAERMKALQELVPNGNKTDKASMLDEIIDYVKFLQLQVKVLSMSRLGGAAAVAPLVADRSSESGGVGRSGGAGTPGSNNESLTAAEHQVAKLLEEDMGSAMQYLQGKGLCLMPISLASAISSATCRPQLPPGLNLRHSAAGDAPPSPSMSVLTVQSSNVGSADPDGGKDGGYAP